A stretch of DNA from Promicromonospora sukumoe:
CACGGCCCGAGGGCGACACGTCCGGCGGCGGATCGTCCGGCGGCGCGCTGCCCGACGGCGATGTCGCAACCGGTCGGCCCGCACCCGGGTCGGCCCACGTCGTGCCGCTCACGAGCCTCGCCCGCGCCGCCCGCCGCTCCCGGTTCCGCCGCCGGACGCTGGGCGCCGTCGCCGCGAGCGCCCTGCTCGTCGCGGGCGCGGTGGGCGGTTCGGTGCTGACGGGAAACGGCGTGTTCGGCACGCCGGGCAGCAGTCAGGGCGGGATTCAGGGTGGCACGGTGGCCGATGGCGGGGCCGCGCCGTCGTCGTCGGCCACCACCCCGGACACGGGCACGGGGACGGGGACGGGCACCGCCACGGACGCGCGGACCATCGAGCTGCGGCCCGTGGACGGCGCGGACATGCGCGCCGAGGTGGTGGCGACGCCCACGGCCTGGGGCACGAAGTTCAAGTGGTCCTGCCACTACCCGCCCGATCCCGGGGACCAGCCGCCCGAGGGCGCCTACGTGCCGCGGGAGCCGATCCGGTACGAGCTGGTGCTGGTGGACCGGGACGGGACCCGCACGGTCGCGGCGACGTGGTCGTGGGCGGGCGGCGAGACCACGGGGCTGGACGCCTCGACGGCGGTGTCGCTCACGGACATGGACCGCATCGAGATCACGCTCGACGGGCACGAGGAGGCGCTGGCGACGGCGACGCTGTGACGCCGTCGTCGGGCCGCCGGAGCGCCCAGGGCCCCAGGAACCCCAGATCACAGGTGCGTCGGCTGCTCCCACGGGCTCAGCACGACGACCGCCGTCTCGGTGGTGCGGAGCCCCGCGTAGGCGTCGAGCTCGTGGTCGTACGCGCGCCACGCGGTCCAGAGCTGGTCGCGCTCGGCGTCCTGGGCGGCGTGGGCGCGGACCGGCCGGGACTCGTGCACCAGGTCGACGGTGGCCTCCGGGTGGGCCTTGAGGTTGAGCCACCAGGCCGGGTCGCCCTGGGCCCAGCCGTTCATCGCGAGGGTGACCAGGTCGTCGCCGTTCTCGATGTACGCGACGATCACGCTGTGCTCGCGTCCGGTGCGGCGTCCGGTGGTGGTCAGCCGCAGCATGCCCCAGCGGTGCCCGCGGGGACGGCGCAGCCCGAACCGGCCGCCGGTGACCCGGTAGAGGCCGCGGTGCACCCACCAGGCGGTGCGGACGAACCAGCGCGGCGGCACCCGCGGCTGTGACCTGACGTCGTCGGGCACGGTGACCACCTCCGCTCACCCCCAGCGTATGGCCGCGCACGTGTCAGACCTACAGGTCCCCCGGGTGACCTGTAGGTCTGACACGTGGGCGGGGTCGGGGCGGGGCGGTCAGCCCCAGATGGCGTCGGCCCACTCCGGGTGGTCGACGAACGGGTTGCGGTTGTGCTGGAACTGCTCGTAGATGACGTCGTTCCGGTTGGCCTCGAACGCGGACACCGGGTCGGCGGCGTTCCACTCCAGCAGCGTGGAGAGCTTGCCGTGGTACGGGGCCGAGCCGTTGTTCACGGTGTCGTTGGGCTCCAGGTCGGCGAAGCTGTCCTCGCCCTCCCAGCGCACGGCCATGTAGAGGATCATCCGCGCGACGTCGCCCTTGACGTCGTCGCGGGGCTCGAACGAGTCGGAGTCGGTGTAGTTGCCGGGCGCGCCCGACACCGCGCTGCCGCCCTCGTCGAAGTCCTTGTTGCCACGGATGCTGTTGACCTGCACGTCCGTGGGGCGCAGGTGGTGCAGGTCGGTGCCGGGCCCGGTCGCGGTGCCGAAGTCGCCGTGCGACTTGGCCCAGACGTGCTCCCGGTTCCAGTCGCCGACGGCGCCGCCGTTCAGGCTCTTGGCCCGCGACTGCCCGCTGTACAGGAGGATCACGTTGTTCGGGTTCGCGGGGTCCTCGTCGCTGGCCATCAGTCCGTCCCACACCTCGTCGTACGACACCGCGTCGGCGTCGCTGATGATGTCGTTCAGCTCGGCCTTGAGCGCCTCGCCCGACAGGCCCTCGGCGCTGTCGTAGTACCCGGCGGGCACGTCCGCCGCGACCGTCGCGGAGTCCTGCGCGACCGCGCCCGGCGCCACCAGCACCCCGGCGGCGACGGCGAGCGCCGACAGCCCGCTCCCCCAGACCCGACCCAGACCCCGTGCCCGTACGAGACGTGTGCGCATCGTCGACCTCCGTGTGCGTGGGCCCGCGACCCCCTGCGGGCCCCGGTGCCTCGCCCACCCTGGCACGCGACGGCCGTGACCTGAGGTGACATCAGTTAATTTTGGGTGAAATCTGCTGACAAGCCACGCTTTCATCCGGAAGCGGACCATGCAGTTGCTGCCAGAACGGCTCAGATCTTGGCAGTAACTGCATGGTCTGGCTGGCACAAGACCGGCGCGCAAGGATCAGGCGGCCACGACCGCCACGTTCGCCCGCCCGCCGTCGACGTCGAGCACCGAGCCGTGC
This window harbors:
- a CDS encoding anti-sigma factor family protein, coding for MIPAESGGGDRFADWDAAYVLGALGPSDRRAYERHLAECDACRAAVADLAGLPGLLGTISPAHAQALVEEAPGLTGLPDGGARPGFGARSDGGARPEGDTSGGGSSGGALPDGDVATGRPAPGSAHVVPLTSLARAARRSRFRRRTLGAVAASALLVAGAVGGSVLTGNGVFGTPGSSQGGIQGGTVADGGAAPSSSATTPDTGTGTGTGTATDARTIELRPVDGADMRAEVVATPTAWGTKFKWSCHYPPDPGDQPPEGAYVPREPIRYELVLVDRDGTRTVAATWSWAGGETTGLDASTAVSLTDMDRIEITLDGHEEALATATL
- a CDS encoding nitroreductase/quinone reductase family protein — encoded protein: MPDDVRSQPRVPPRWFVRTAWWVHRGLYRVTGGRFGLRRPRGHRWGMLRLTTTGRRTGREHSVIVAYIENGDDLVTLAMNGWAQGDPAWWLNLKAHPEATVDLVHESRPVRAHAAQDAERDQLWTAWRAYDHELDAYAGLRTTETAVVVLSPWEQPTHL
- a CDS encoding endonuclease I family protein — encoded protein: MRTRLVRARGLGRVWGSGLSALAVAAGVLVAPGAVAQDSATVAADVPAGYYDSAEGLSGEALKAELNDIISDADAVSYDEVWDGLMASDEDPANPNNVILLYSGQSRAKSLNGGAVGDWNREHVWAKSHGDFGTATGPGTDLHHLRPTDVQVNSIRGNKDFDEGGSAVSGAPGNYTDSDSFEPRDDVKGDVARMILYMAVRWEGEDSFADLEPNDTVNNGSAPYHGKLSTLLEWNAADPVSAFEANRNDVIYEQFQHNRNPFVDHPEWADAIWG